In Alosa sapidissima isolate fAloSap1 chromosome 5, fAloSap1.pri, whole genome shotgun sequence, the genomic stretch CTGACGGAATGTTTATGAGCAGTCATCACCATAACCGCAGCGGAGCCTGTACGAGGCGTGCCAGGCGTGCAGGCGAAGCGCGCCAACGCTCCTCGAGACACCCGCGAGGTCACAGCCTCACGTCTCGCCACGTCGCATCGCATCACGAGGCTTTCAGCAGGTGACCTCCACCGAGAAAACTGATCACGAATACAGTACGTCAACGGAGTTCATGAACAAGAGGGCATTTACGTTCCAAACGCACCATTCACTTCATATCATACAGTTCCTCTGAGCAGCAGAGGTGATGCTATAATGCATCCGCCCACATAGCAGCCAATACTGAAACTAGTCCATTCATCTAGAGAGTGCCTGCCCACTCCCTGGACTCAGTCCATTCAGCGAGCCCTGGACTCCTCCATTCACCTGCCATTCACCTGCTCTGGcaaataactaactaactaattaactaactaactaactaactagaatGAACCCAGATTCATCTGCTATTCACCTGCTATGGGAAataaataactaactaactaactaactagcatGAAGCCAGATTCACCTGCTATGGgaaataactaactaactaactaactaactaacatgAACCCAAATTCACCTGCTATGGGAAATAACTAGCTAACTAACTAGCTAGCATGAACCCAGATTCGCCACATCAACAGTGAGCTACTGCGCTGCTGAGCACTTTAATGGAGTTCGAGCTGTGACACAGGTGACCAATCAGAGGCCTGAGACAGACGGACAGGCAGACAGGTGTTGTGTTGCAGGAATGTGGTCTGGCCAGGGCTGCTGCCCGTAACACATTCACCAGCTCAGctcaagggatcacattgtttCTGCAGCAAACAAAACTCAAGAggttggtgtgttggtgtgtgtgtgtgtgtgtactcgtcTAGCTGACAGTGTGTTCTGGCCACATATATGCTGGAGAATGGCGTGATtcctgtgaggtgtgtgtgtgtgtgtgtgtgtgtgtgtgtgtgtgtccgtgtccacAGCTGAGGATCCTGTGCTCTCTGGATGACTGGACCTAAGAACAGAGTCTAAGAGTCTTCACCTCATTATTTCCCCCACAACCAAAAGACCCAGGACTGACAACGCCAGAGTCATTTAGCAACTTATCAAACATACATTCTTGATTAGAAGTGGATGTATGATGCACTGTCTTTAGTGAGCAAGACTAGTGTGGACATGGGAAGAGTATATATGACGCGACGCACTGTCTTTAGTGAGCAAGACTAGTGGGAAGTACATGGGAAGCTAGTGTGGACATGGGGACATGGGAAGCTAGTGGGGACATAGGAAGCTAGTGTGGGAAGCTAGTGTGGACATAGGAAGCTAGTGTGGACATGGGGACATGGGAAGCTAGTGTGGACATAGGAAGCTAGTGTGGACATGGGAAGCTAGTGTGGACATAGGAAGCTAGTGTGGACATGGGGACATGGGAAGCTAGTGTGGACATGGAAAGCTAAGCTAGTGTGGACATGGAAAGCTAAGCTAGTGTGGACATGGAAAGCTAGTGTGGACATGGGAAGCTAGTGTGGACATGGGAAGCTAGTGTGGACATGGGAAGCTAAGCTAGTGTGGACATGGAAAGCTAAGCTAGTGTGGACATGGGAAGCTAGTGTGGACATGGGGACATGGGAAGCTAGTGTGGACATGGGAAGCTAAGCTAGTGTGGACATGGAAAGCTAGTGTGGACATGGGAAGCTAGTGTGGACATGGGAAGCTAAGCTAGTGTGGGAAGCTAGTGTGGACATAGGAAGCTAGTGCTGCTTTGTTTacattatgtttttttcttgcaCTGCATACAGCACAGGCTGAGGCCACATATCTGTGGCCAGGGTCATCTCCTGAGCTTAGGCcccatccctcacacactcatgcccTGCCCAGCTCGCTGTCCTACCCAAAGAGGCTAAAAAGTCCCCAAAGAcggaatgttttttttagaagtGAAAGCCATTCTCTTCTTCACTAACTTCTCTCCCACCTGCCTGCAGCTCAGCAcacagaagggagaggaggggaggggagacagATGGCTTTGAGATAGCAGCACCTGAGGGGATACGCACAACTACCGCAAGCAAGACTCACCTCTTAGCATCACAACACAAGCAACAATCAATCAGactaatggcctccttacaccaaacaactttgacaagattttgggaaagattcttgaaagattgtagtcttttgagtaaagcttgaatggggggcattagttaaaagattccaatctttcaagagtctttcccaaatcttgtcaaagttgtttggtgtaaggaggccaatAAGATTTCTCAGGATTGCACTAAGGAATCAGTGGCACTTGCtgagatgcatagcctacacaccGGCCTCATCCCACAGGCCTAAAGCAGCCCGGAGAGGGACCCAGGAGACCAGAGGAGGCCCACTGATGGAGGTCATTTTCACCAGCTGCTTAAAGTGCACTAGCCCTTCAGCCGgggagttttgaacattctaattCTAAGAGAACGTTCTGTTCCGCAACAAcgtaaggttctaaaattccatgttaaatTCAACGAagccagatattctttagaacgttcaattTCCAACATTCCTGTGCCGGCTCAAGGCCGGCCGTTAGTGCACTTCAACCTGCACAGTACCAATGAAGGGGGTCTGGAGAGTGCCACGGGTTTTACAGTCATGCCTCTGCAGGGCATAGCACAGGTCAGATCACATCTACACACTACAAGCCAACACCACTTCCCATGcgcttcctgctctctctctcctccttcctctaccactctctccttctatcactcttccctctcttccctccttctatccctcctccctctcttccctgctTCTATCACtctttcctgctctctcctcctaccTCACTTTGACCTAGTACTTATAATATCTCTTATTATCTAATACAGTATTGTGCTGCAGTATTGTACTGCACTAAGGTTTCCTCTGCACTGCGCTTTGAATAGTATTCCTCATTCTGTATGTGGCTTTGATTTAAAGTGCCTGCTAAATGAGTACCTGAAAATGTAAATCTGAGTGGAACACACACCAGTCCTGTGGCCTTTGATATCTAACGCACACAATAAAGTctgatcataaaaaaaaaaaaactgtccttTTCATTCATAGCCTGATAATCTTTAGATACATTCATGAACACTGAATCAACATTCTTGGAATAGGAGACCACTTCTTCTAGCACAGTCCATGTTAAATGGCCCTGCGAGGAATTTGACTTAAAACCAAAGCCTCAAAAGTCTTAATAATCTGAGGAATTTGTGCATTAGGCCAACAGAGTGATTTTGTTTCAAAGTCCGTCCGCCTCGAGTTACTGGTTAAAAGGGACGCATGCTGTACGATCCTGAGGCTCTGAGTCCGAAACAAAAGTATGTAGGCCGGTAAAGCAAGACTGGGTTTAAGCGTCTTACATAAAACGATGGCAAATGGTCCTATAGAAATATGCTCAATGGAGGAAGAAATGGTCTTCCTCTGTAGCGCATGGGCAGGAACGCACAGATTGTGCGGCCTGCATGCATGGGGTGTGTTGTGAAGGGTCCGGGACAATGCTAACAGGGCAAGCGGTGTGGTCCCCGGTCAGACTCACCTGTCTCTCGGGTCGATCCAGCTTGTCGTGTGATTGATGTGGTCAATGTAGTAGACTTTCCCGTCAAAGTCTCGGGCCTCTTCCCAACCCTCCGGCAACGGTAACTCCTTCCTGGGCATGTCAAACTAGTCTCCATGTAATTTCCTCGGGACGTGTGTTAGAATAAGTGGAAGTCCAGTTGTCTCCTGTTTTGTGATAAATCTAATGCATATGTTGAAAACAGCCTTGGTCGTCAGCGCCATGAATTAGTTCATGAGACGAGCGGTTTGATTTTCAACGCATTCATCCTCAAGCATTCATCGTGTCTGATGCATACGGTCCATGCAGCCGTACAGTTAGACCCTTTTCGTTTCTTAAAGATTCTACACGTTGCATGTTCTCCGTTGTACGATGTGATAAAATGTATCAAATGATTTTCCATCTGAAGACACCAATAGTAACGGAACCGTTTCCATAATAACTTTTCCAGTGCACCTGCGCCTTACTCCTAGAACAGGCTAGGCTACCTCAGCCACATCGAGGCATCACGGCTAGTCGAAATGTTACAATGTTGCAAAGGATGACACATGAAACACTGTTGCGAGATGAGGTAAATACACTACTTTGATTTGACGGGCACTGGACGTATCCGAACGCAAACATGGGCTACTGGTCTTTCGGACATAAACGATGGACAAACTTGGCAGTAACTTTTAAAGCGGGGTTCGCACGAGCTTGCACCCGTTAGCTAATGCTTCAGAACATGAATGAACCTAATATTGCGCCGCAAGAATCCATAAACATATCACAAAGGAGAGAACTAACGCAACCTATTTAAACAATTCCGCAAGTGGCAACAACATTTCTTGAATATTTAAAAACCCTCTCTACATTTTCGTCCACTGGCCACCATGTTTAGCAGACGACAGCAGGGCTAGCGCGCTAGCTCCATAACATTCTAAGAACCTCCCAAAACAATTGCTCCAAATTCACGCAGCATCTGTCACCAGCATCCTCAATAGTTCTTATTTTTACAACTATCGCTCGATTAATTCCAGGAAAAGTTCGTGAAGGGGTAATTCCTGTGGTGTTGGGGTTTCCTTTAAGTGCCCGTAGTTTCCCTGTACTCCGGCTCGGTCGGTCGCGATGCTGCTGGATCAATTACGTCAAACAGGTGATGACCGTAGTGCACATAGGAAATGCGACCAACATTCATGCTCATCCCTCTGGCCTTGTGGACGGTTTCAGACTTGTATGAAGGCATTATGTAGATCGCGTTTGCAAAACATAGTTCCCATCCAATTTGACAAATACTGATTAACACAGATTAGCCTTCTCTGATAATCTTTTATTTTAGGATAGGATTAATTGATGTTTCCACAAGACAACACGAAATAAAGTGTATGATAGGCTCTGCCTCCCACTGATCATTATGGCCATCATTATGATGATTATCATTCATCAAACTTTCTCTCTACATGTGAAACAGGTTTAGGCTATAGGGCCACGGAACCATTGAAACAACCTATCAGTGCATATTGAaataaagcgtgtgtgtgtgcgctcagacCAGGTTAATTACTGTTTATCAAGCATGTGCTCGgagattttatttatttctgagaTGCCATTGGCTGTGGGAATAGGCAGTAGgcgctgtgctgctgtgtgagCGAGTTATACAGCATTCCTGATATATGCAGACCATTCATCCACTCAGCCCAGCAGAAGAGAAGGATCGGCTGATTAGACTACAGGCAAAAGACGAGTGTTGATCACATCATCTAATTAGTTgaggtagcctactgtagtgtaTGATCTGTGGTCTAGATAAACAACATGCATTAAGTGACGAAGGGTCTGGAAAtagtttaatttaattaaagACGAGTTTCCCATTTCCATTCGTCTTGGAGACATTTCCAATTCCCTCTTTTCTCTGATGCCGATAGTCGCTGACCAGTCGGACCGCGGCTGCTAGGCGCCTTATATCTGTCAACACAAACAAGGGAGGGTCACGTGAAGCGATAGTCTCACCAACCCTTGGTTAGAAACCTTGCAGTTGGCATTCTCGAGCTGACTGCGTGCCACCGCCGCCCAGCTGTGTCTCACATGGTTCTGCTCCGCCACATCTCCATCGCGCTGACCGCGGCGGTGGCCGCGTTTGGGTCAGCGCTGTTTATCGTCCTGAGTCATATTTTCAAGAGGCAAGTATGGACACCAGAAACGAAGTACTACGCGATTCACGAGGTGAGTGTCTTTGCGTTCTGTTCAAAACACTTTCGTTTTTGTGTTACTGGTGGTGAAAAATtaaactaacgttagcaaacCACCTTGTCAGAACGAAATGCATCGATTCAAGGAACTTCTCTGACATGTTGATAGGGTTTTACGGAAGGAAAACATAACCAGCCCTATACCAACCGGGAAGAAGTCGGGAAAAAGAGCCACGTCGGAAGGTTATCGCAACGAACCATTTAAATGCTTCGTTGATTCAGCAGACGTAGATGCGATTGATGTATCTGCAGTGGCAGATCCAGAACGTCTCCAAATGTTTGGCCATAAACCTTTACATTTACGCGTGCTGAAAAAGGCTGGATTGCTTCATTATGTCATCCAACATCAGAAATTGTAGTCTCAGAAAAAAAGACTTCTTTCTAACTTTAATAGCAAGAACATGTGACGTTCTAGTTCCATTTTCAATCGATTATGTAAAAAACACTGTGGGGTATCCCAAATGGATGTGCGTAGCCAAATAAACCTGTTGCAACTGCGTTGCGCCTGGTGTTCATTTCTCTTCTCTGACACGGTAATAATTAGTTTCCTGCAGAGCAATCGTGTAAAATAGATCAGTCATGCAGTACTGGCAGAAATAGGCCATGTCAGACGACGACAAAACACAAGTTGCAGCTTTTCAAAGCTGAGTGAGTTGGAGTCTTGCTGTTAACGTGAAGCTTATAGGACCGCGTGAATACACACTGACTGTCTGTGTCTTCTTTGCATATCTGCAGTTATTGCAGACTTGCTATAAAGGTGTGATCAGACAGTGGTTTTGTTGTCAGATGCAAATAACTTAAACTCTGATGGAAACATAAAACAAACTGGAAACCCACACAGACATTAACAGTCACATacccacacgcacatgcacacacacatacataagaaatagcaacacacacaaactccctcTAACCCCTTACctgactgtgctgtgtgtgtgtgtgtgtgtgtatgtttgtgtatgtgtgtgcgtgcgtgtgtgtgcgtgtgtgtgtgtgcgcgtgtgcgtgcgtgtgtgtgtctcaggaggaggaggagcgacGGGAGAAGCAGGTGCTGGTGCTGGGTCTGGACGGGGCAGGGAAGAGCAGTGTGCTGCAGGGCCTGTCCACCTCCGCTGCTCTCCCTGCACAGCGCTGCAAGCCCACGCGCGGATTCAACTTCCTGCGCCTCAGCACGCCCGGCTGCCAGCTGGACTTCCTGGAGAGTAAGGACTGACCTGgggcacggggggggggggggtgtaggggggGCAGTACCGCAGGGGAGGCTGAAAAGACgaccctctttctgtctcttctgtttctctttattgcccctctctctctctctctctctctctctctcatctctgtctTTTCCTACCAGaatacatctttctttctccccctctctttctccctctctctctctctttcagtttgtcaaattcaaattttcaaattcaaattcaaattaaaaaaaagctttattgacatgacaagaGCACTTGTGTTGTCAAAGCATACAAATCATAAGTAAGTTAGTGAGGAAACAAAGAGCATGAAAATAAGTaagaataaacaaataaataagtaaataaatataaataaaataataataaaataaattcataaAATCTAAATTCATAAATTGTCTCTCTCTATTACAGTAAtctttcttttctgtgtgtgtgtgtgtgtgtgtgtgtgtgtgtgtgtgtgtcctatatcactcactctttctctctgttctcacagacagcttctctctgtctcccatttTCTAACCACTGCTGTCTTTCtgactttcactctctctctatccccctctccctctctctctctctctctctctctctctctctctctctctctctctctctctctccctttactctttctctctatcccccttcactctttctctctatccccctcccctttctctctctccctccctctctctctccatctccctcccccctctctctctctctctctctatccccctctccctctcttcacctctgctctctctctcctctccttctgttGTAATAAATAATTCAGCTGAGGGCACAGTGGTGAGCCTCGGCCTCGATTGCTCCCGTTAAGCTAATTAATTTCTCGTCTTATCCAGAAGGCTTAACTGCACGGccgcgtgtgtgtggaggggctcCGAACAGAATTGCCCAATTTCGCTCGTTTCCCAAGCGTCGCACGTTGTTCTCTTCGATGCCTAATAAGCGGCGGTGGTGTGTGTCGCCTTCTGAAGGCGCGTGTGGAGAAGTGGTCATTAAATCTCAAATGACCAGTAGAGGACTCGTGTGATTACGCCAGTATGCCGACTGAATTCAGATACTAAGACAGAGAAGGTTGCTTGGAAGGTTGCCAGTGCTGTTTAACATGCACAGTTGAGAAAAACAAATCCAATTCTCCTCTGTAGCGCTCGAGTAATTATATCCTAcatcttttctctgtgtgtgtgtgtgtgtgtgtgtttgatgctagtaatcaaggatctttgattatATCCTACAGGAGCAAGAGGCGCTTTGTGTGTTCAtcttttctgtgtctgtgtgtgtgtgtgcgtgtgtgcgtgtgtgtgtgtgtgcgtgtgtgcaggagGCGGTTTGTGTTGCCTCAACGCACCTGCTAACCACACCTGCTGTGCAGTGATGTGAAGCTGAACATTTGGCAATGAGAatttggcagacacacacacacacacatatgcacatacttgcacacacacacacacacacacacacacacgcacacatgcacacacacacagtctccaatATATAATTACACACCACCCTTCTGTGAGATGCTTGCTGTGTGTTTACACATTGCAGATTGTAAGTGTGTAGTAGAGTGaaagtgttgagtgtgtgtgtgtgtgcatgtctgatgCAGAGATAGAAGCATCTGTTTATGTTATATGGAGAAGCCTGTAGCATTACAGTTGCAACACATGAAAGGGCTATCAGTGCagagatgaatgtgtgtgtgtgtgggggctatCAGTGCagagatgagtgtgtatgtgtgagtgtgtgtgtgggggggctatCAGTgcagagatgagtgtgtgtgtgtgagggggctaTCAGTgcagagatgagtgtgtgtgtgtgtgggggggggggcagaaggtCCCAGTCTGCCCTGAACTTGGGGAAAAACCCAATGGGCAAAAACCATTTATAAAACATCACGTTTTGAAATGATTACATGGCTTTGTTATGctcatgagtgtatgtgtgtgtgtgttgattgcaTGGCTTTGTTATTCTCGTGTGTGAGCGCTCCATCCAAAGTCTTAAGTCCTAAATTCTTTGGTGGCATGTAGCGCACCACCCTCCTGACCCTGACGCTGCTCTGCCATTGCAGTTGGAGGTGCTGAAGACCTGCGTGTGTACTGGGCAGATTACCTGCGGCGCACGCACATGCTGGTGTACGTGGTGGACTCGGCTGACCGCAGGAGGCTGCCCCAGGCCAGGAGTGAGCTGCACCGACTACTCAAAGCTGACGCCAGACTGCCCGTCGTGGTGCTGGGCAACAAGCAGGTCAGGAgacccacacagacagacttgcACACtcgtcctctctccctctctctttctctctctcactctctctttctcgctctctctctctctgtccctctctctctctctctctctctctctctctctctctctcaaatacacagacacgaacatgtgtgtgtgtgtgtgtgtgtgtgtgtgtgaagtgctcAGTGTGATTTTAAGAGCTGAAAAGATCAGTCAGTACACTCAGCCTCTCATTCAAccctgtccctgtgtgtgtgtgtgtgtgtgtgtgtgtgtgtgtgtactcctctGTCTCCCAGGATAAACCAGGTGCGGTCAGCATGCCTGACCTGTACGATGCCCTTTCGCTGGCCAGCGTGAGCGACGCCCGGCAGGTGCTGCTGATGCCAGCCCAGACTGGCACTAACGGGCAGAGTGGCCACCACGGCCTGCAGAGCTTCCAGGACATGCTGCTCAAGCTCTGAGAACAgcacgagcgcacacacacacacacacacacacacacacacacacacacagccatagtaGCAGTAGCCTCCTGGACTGCAGAGTAGCGGCAGATTCAGGATAAAGACGCACAAGTCCGCTCAGTGCTCAGTGTTTATAAACATTAAACCGtgcagggtcagaggtcagagaaGTGGCTTTGTTTGTAGCCGTAGCAGCCACATCTGAGTAGCACACTCTGTATATAAGGCCCACCTCCCCAGGACACAGAGCAACACAGCGTCTCTTCTAGACTCAGATGCTGTTTTTATCTTTGTAAATTTTGACCTTATGTTTTGTAGATTATTGTACAGACTAAGCTGACGTTGTTCTCTGACTAGAGCTTATCTAGAGCATGATCGTCTGCTGAGAGCTTTCACTAGTGTGTCCATGACAGCTTCAGGTTTTTAACGCAGCCAGTTTTACTGCAGTATTTGTCCCCTGACTGGGCACAGAGGCTACTGGTCCAAGCCCACCTCGGACCTGCCCCTTTCTTGCTGGCATGGCTAAAGCTAAGGTGACACAAAGGACGAGAAGGCCGCGTTTGTTCCAGGCCGTGTCTCACTTTCACTGCGCTAGCCAGAACTGACCCAAGAGTGAGCGGCCACACTGACAGGTCGGGTTTGCTTTTCAGAGGTAGCCATTCTTCATGTGACATGTTTAAGTTGCTATCTCTGCCCTTACGCAACAGTGCAGGACAGAAGGCCTCTTTGTCAGGCTGTTGTTGTTAAGTGTTCAAGAATGACAGTGAGCAGCCCAGGGCAGTGTTCCGCTCACCGCTCTCACACACGTTCTACGTTCTCTTCTGTCCAGGAGAATGTTCTTGGCAAACGTGTGCTTTGTTTTGCAGTAATACGTTCAAATTTTATTCATGATATTATTTTTGCAAATAATATTTGTTACTTAAAATGTAGGCAACAGGGTGGGTGAGGACTTGTTTAAGACttgttttttatgttcattGCCTCTGTAAGTATCCATTGTGATAGTGAATTACTATTATGAAATATGATTAAGTACATTTTAGGTGCCAATTTCCTCAAACTGATATAACCCATTACTTTTGTAAGCCTATGGAGTTTAGCAAGGTGCTCATTTTATTGTAAAATAGGGAAAGATCCACCCAACACTAGTCAACCAGAGCCAGAGACACAATAGTTTCAGCTGTTCTACAGTTTCTCTCTTCTGATATCTGAGAATAACTCAAGTTCTATTGTCACTTGACGTGTGGGTTGTTTAACACACCCGATTATGACTGTATCTTACTGTAACAGTTGACCTCATGCAtacctctgtgtgtgattgttggCCTGAGCCAGGATATCATAGTCTTATTTCTTATTTTGTTTTCTAATCAAGACAGTCTACCATTTGTGTTTCAAGGCTGATGAAGCtggaattgcattttaaagACATGAAGATGCATGCTTTGTATGAAGCATGCTAGGACCTGGGGTTGGGGTAACGTCACATAGCACATTTCTCCCGTCGTGGCTGTTACAGCTGTGAGATTGGCAAGGGCTGAACTCAGACACGTTTGCAGACACATGATGTTCACGGCATAGACACACATTGGTAATGGCTCCTTAACTTAAAATTCTAGTAACATTATTTAGGTTAGCTGTGTGCTGACCGGAAATCTAAGGCTTACAGATATGGTCgactgcaaagtttatttcccAGTGTCTGGGAGAAACTCCATCCATATTATATGCTGGGCTAGTGTGTTATAAGCCAGTAGCATAGCCTACTGGTGCAGATGATTCATATGGAGTGGCTTTTTGCCCAGCGTAGGAGACACCTGATAATGTAAACAAACTCTGCTGCCTGAGGATATAGCTGGCTGAAAGTCAACAGTCTCTGCCCTCGAGAGCACCACATGAGCACATAATATAGTTCACACACCTCCTGGTTTCTGCGATGAgcaaacacactcaaaacacatgtGATGAGCAAAGTCCAGCCCTGAATGTATGTAGGTGTCTATACCTTGCAGCTATCAGCCTCGCTCAGTATTTACCTGGTGGATGGTTGGTTTGTGGCAATCATGGACAACAGATGTAAATTAGCCTTGTGGCTATAATCTGGCCCAATTATATATTGTGCATTGTCCCTGTCAAATaaacgtaaataaataaatacatttaacaaATTGAAGCATTATCAAACCTTAAACTTTGTATTCTGAGGCAGAGGAAAATAACTCCTAATTAGTtggactattattattatttaaagtaTTTATATCTGTAAAGAAATGTTTTTCTACTTTGTGCAGTACCTCGATCCATTGCAAGGGGTGCTAAGCAAGTTGTGCACTGAGGCAGTCCTTGGTGGCTTCTCCATACACATGTTTGTATAACTTCATTGCATAACTCCATATTCCTGTACCTGTGAATGCGTCTTCTCAgtgtatatacatacatacacacacacacacacacacacacacacacacatctccaaaTGTGTACACTGAATAAAACTCTCAAATACCTCTGTGCATGTGGTACACTTCTGTATTAAAAACAGCATGGATCACAGTTACCGCACATTAATCTTACGCAAGCTCCTCcccaaacagaacacacacacacacacacacacacacacaggtgtgtgcagACGTGGCGAAAGATGGTAGTCCCCAATAATCCAGCTCGGACATATTCCAAAATAACAAACCCATGTGGAAATGTGTAATCTCACCACATCGTTCAAGAGTGGATTTCTCAATCCCGCTGTGTCAGACCCAAGCGTCGTGCGAACATAATCCCAGGACACCACGTCCGCAGCATATAATCCCAGTGCACTACGTCTGCAGCATATGTGCATCCCTCCTGAGGGTTTTGGATTTATAAAGGGGATGAGAACAGACCGTCTTTTCTTCATTTAAATTACAAACATTTCACATGGATGCTTTATACTAAATCTCTCTCCTCCGCCTGGAAATCAAAGGTTTTAGAGGGTGATCTATACAGTGGGAGATATACAGCTGAAAACACATTACTGAACGAGGTCCAAACGTCATGGCAACCATGATGACATTTAAAGTACAAAATAAAAACGTAACCCCAGCCATCTGACATCCGTTATGATCCTACGCTAA encodes the following:
- the arl10 gene encoding ADP-ribosylation factor-like 10 yields the protein MVLLRHISIALTAAVAAFGSALFIVLSHIFKRQVWTPETKYYAIHEEEEERREKQVLVLGLDGAGKSSVLQGLSTSAALPAQRCKPTRGFNFLRLSTPGCQLDFLEIGGAEDLRVYWADYLRRTHMLVYVVDSADRRRLPQARSELHRLLKADARLPVVVLGNKQDKPGAVSMPDLYDALSLASVSDARQVLLMPAQTGTNGQSGHHGLQSFQDMLLKL